AATAATGCTTTGGCAACATTTTCTGGGATAGTAATCTCTGCTAAAATTTTATCATCCACAGTAACAACTTTATCATCCATCATCTAACAAGAAATGCAGAAAAATGATCAAATGAATGAGAAGGGTCAATTCGCTAAAAAGAGGACTGAGTATAAACACTTGAAGAAGTGATGGAGGAGTGCATATTGTATTGAACATCAAAACGAGTTTAATACTAACAAAGCGTATCTAACTGAAAGAATAACACTTAAAGCCTATCTAGATGATAATCTATTCTAAAGGATAAATATAACAGATGAACATAAATGTAACTAAATCTAAAGGAAAGcttaaaaaaaagagaggaaattAAATTTGAAGGGAAGTATTAAGTCTCACCTGAGGAGGAAGAAAATTGAAGCACCAAGCTGAAGCAGACGTAAAGACAAAATCGAACAGAGACCCAAAAACAAAGTGagaaaggagaaggagttggcaaacgCTACTCTGCGTTGCCTAGGGTTCTTTTGTTTCTCTTAGATTTAGGGGTATTAATTTCAAGTACTTCTCAATTCGCAGGTCTTTTGTAGTCTCTATTTTTGTTAAAACTAAATTGGGGATCGGGTTGGGTAAGTGGAGGAGAATCAACTTTCAAGATAGATGAAAAAAAAAGGGCAATTAATTAAATTACTAAGATTTATCAGTGTATTTGTCGTCTTTTTTAGGTTTATAaggtttttttgtttttctaaaacaaattttatatatctgtgtgaatataaattattttagtaagaataaaaaatttaaaatattaaactattttttattatagAAAGATGCCACAATTTTATCCAACATAAATTGTTTCAGCATTTCAGTTATTTTTTGTCATCAAAACTTTGGCTGGTTTTCTGTTTGAAGTGTTGAAGTTTATCAGTAGCTCCAACTAATTCAGGAAGTACCACAAGAGAAGGTATATTGCTTCATATTCATACCAGAGGCTCAATTCCTAAATTTATGATTGATTAAGGATAAAGAAATATGTATCACATCACCACATCGTTATTGGTGTAGTTGAATTTTGCATACATGTACGTCTTCAATTTAGTGTCCTTGATTGTCAACCTTTGCCAGTCGCCATATTGCATTAGACATTGTGCTTCAACCTTTTGTCAAGCTATTTCTTCTAGTATAATTTTCCGTCATATAATGGTTCTAATAGGTATTAATGACAATTCAGGACAAAGGAATTAAACCCTCATCAAGGAGAATAGTAAATAATACTATGAATAGAGCACAAATAATATATCAACATAATCAAATATCTTCACCAATTGTCTAAGGTTGGTTGCAGCTACTACATTTGTGTTGGTCAAATTTTTACGCCTTCTTATGATGCAATTACTGATAATACTAAACACACAGATTAACAAGAGAATATGATGGGCCAAAATTTGAAGAGAATAAGAAGAATGAGAGAAGATGGAGAAAATCTATATTATGGAGAAAGTAAACATGAGAAAACTTTATAGCTTAAACCAACAAAATTGAGCCCTCAGACATATATACTTCTCTACTTGAGAAGGATGGAAAAGTATGAACTTTTTTGTCTTAAAAAAGGaattaaggaaaataaaatgCAGAGGAGAAAGGAGAACCCATCCATATACCAACACTATACTAGAAGAAAAAAAGGACAAAGTGCACTATATTCTAAAAAGACCCTCTCTCCCTCTTGTATTACTTCTTTGTAAAAACAATAGTGATTGATCAAACCCCATTTGCTTTTCATCTGAGAGCATTCACAAAAGCCAGCAAGGAGTCTACATCCCTCTTCTCTGAAGGGTACTTAATGGCCTTTGAAGAGTGCTTTGGGAAAAAGAGTATGGTAGGGAAGCTGCCAAGTTGCATTTCTTGTTGTGCAAATGCCTTCTGCTCACCATCTGCCCTGAATTTCCCCACCTTCACGCCAGAATCAGACAACTTTTCAGCCAATTCAACATAGGATCCTTCCATTGCCTGGCAAAATTGGCACCAAGGTGCATAAAGAACGACGAGCCAAGGCTCTCTACGGTCTTCCAATTTTAGTAGGTTCTCAACTCCAGGCTTACTCAAGGTAACAATGTCCTTTGTATCAAAAATATCAGCAACAGTAGCAGCACTATTTGTTTGGGCAGCGCCATTTACACTTTCATCCTTGATGTTGCCCTTGTGCAAGCCACACTCTTTGGCCTTGGCATCTTCCCACCACCATCTTCCCTCTCTCTCGTGTTGCCCTGGTAGGACTGGCCTTGTGCAAGGTTCGCATCCAATGGATACATATCCTTGTGAATGCAATGAGTTCACAGGAACATTCATGGCACGCAGGAAGTTCCAAATATCTTTTCCATCCACGTTAGCCACGGGGTTCCACTTCACCAGGCTACCAGCACCCCCATCCAACCCCTCAAAAGAAGGGTCGACCTGAACAATGGGGATTTCTGATCGAGTTCCAGGGGACTGATCTTTACGCTGCCCTGTGATCCAGGCGCGTAAGCCCTTTAGGGCTCTCCTCAAGGGCCTAACCTTCCTTACACGGCAACACTCTTGGTGACCATCCTCATAGAAAGAGAAAAGTCCTTTGCTCCTAACCAAGGCCTGAACTTCAACTGAATCAGGGAACATGTATTCAATGCGAATGCCATAGTGCTTCTCCACTGTGTCAAATAATTGGTAGGTCTCCGGGTTCAACCTACCAGTATCAAGGCTGAATACTCTGAAAGGGCGACCAGTTAAATGTGCATACTCTATCAAAGCAACATCTTCAGCACCACTGCAAATAAGGAAATCAATCATCAATGAGCTGCATTAGAGACAGAATCACTTTGAAAAACCATCATTCTGCTACGAAATAAAATAGAAGCTCTCAAATGAATCCGACTTTTTGATGGACAGGTAAAATAGCTCACATATCAGGATGGTGGAATTAAACCAGTAATGGACAACAAATGATATTTCATAAAGGAGCCTTTTCACCGCAGCACCCGTAGCAAAGTTTCAACAAAACATAGactatcaaataaaaaaagataaaatcagCAAATGCCGCAAAATGAAACAATTTCCCCTTGACAATTTATGCAAAATACCATAACAAGATCAGCAAGGTCCAGAACAATCAAACTTTGCGATGCAACATGATTTTCTTTATCGTGTAGTTCACatgtaacataaa
The sequence above is a segment of the Solanum dulcamara chromosome 11, daSolDulc1.2, whole genome shotgun sequence genome. Coding sequences within it:
- the LOC129872912 gene encoding 5'-adenylylsulfate reductase 1, chloroplastic-like isoform X2, which encodes MALAFTSSSAIHGSLSSSSSSYEQPKVSQLGTFQPLDRPQLLSSTALNSRRRSAVKPLNAEPKRNDSIVPSAATIVALEVREKVEAEDFEKLAKELQNASPLEIMDKALEKFGDDIAIAFSGAEDVALIEYAHLTGRPFRVFSLDTGRLNPETYQLFDTVEKHYGIRIEYMFPDSVEVQALVRSKGLFSFYEDGHQECCRVRKVRPLRRALKGLRAWITGQRKDQSPGTRSEIPIVQVDPSFEGLDGGAGSLVKWNPVANVDGKDIWNFLRAMNVPVNSLHSQGYVSIGCEPCTRPVLPGQHEREGRWWWEDAKAKECGLHKGNIKDESVNGAAQTNSAATVADIFDTKDIVTLSKPGVENLLKLEDRREPWLVVLYAPWCQFCQAMEGSYVELAEKLSDSGVKVGKFRADGEQKAFAQQEMQLGSFPTILFFPKHSSKAIKYPSEKRDVDSLLAFVNALR
- the LOC129872912 gene encoding 5'-adenylylsulfate reductase 1, chloroplastic-like isoform X1, producing MALAFTSSSAIHGSLSSSSSSYEQPKVSQLGTFQPLDRPQLLSSTALNSRRRSAVKPLNAEPKRNDSIVPSAATIVALEVREKVEAEDFEKLAKELQNASPLEIMDKALEKFGDDIAIAFRCSFFLILLHGAEDVALIEYAHLTGRPFRVFSLDTGRLNPETYQLFDTVEKHYGIRIEYMFPDSVEVQALVRSKGLFSFYEDGHQECCRVRKVRPLRRALKGLRAWITGQRKDQSPGTRSEIPIVQVDPSFEGLDGGAGSLVKWNPVANVDGKDIWNFLRAMNVPVNSLHSQGYVSIGCEPCTRPVLPGQHEREGRWWWEDAKAKECGLHKGNIKDESVNGAAQTNSAATVADIFDTKDIVTLSKPGVENLLKLEDRREPWLVVLYAPWCQFCQAMEGSYVELAEKLSDSGVKVGKFRADGEQKAFAQQEMQLGSFPTILFFPKHSSKAIKYPSEKRDVDSLLAFVNALR